From Rutidosis leptorrhynchoides isolate AG116_Rl617_1_P2 chromosome 3, CSIRO_AGI_Rlap_v1, whole genome shotgun sequence, a single genomic window includes:
- the LOC139902990 gene encoding uncharacterized protein isoform X2, with the protein MFFIAPARCMSLNLALDMLMSSILSYCRWLQFVTSSAEFVIAISSSCSHTNILHYFIRDVHVRLFIVRFVTKSGELSFHIFVFFFICLGATAARALKSVLKGILSSLEGWRIFLRWADYTVTKW; encoded by the exons ATGTTTTTTATTGCACCCGCCAGATGTATGTCACTTAACTTGGCCTTAGATATGTTGATGTCATCAATTCTGTCGTACTGCAG GTGGCTCCAGTTTGTTACCAGTTCAGCGGAGTTCGTTATAGCAATCTCTTCAAGTTGTTCTCATACTAATATTTTGCACTACTTTATCCGGGATGTGCACGTGAGGCTATTCATTGTAAGGTTTGTAACAAAATCC GGTGAACTCAGTTTCcatatatttgttttttttttcataTGTCTCGGTGCTACGGCTGCAAGAGCGTTAAAGTCGGTGCTTAAAGGGATTTTGTCATCCTTAGAAGG ATGGAGAATTTTTTTAAGATGGGCCGACTACACAGTGACGAAGTGGTGA
- the LOC139902589 gene encoding uncharacterized protein — MKSIFAYRNNVVIRREVEEQNEAQSSRRRRRYIYRDRVEAHNRLMKDYFVQDPKYPPEYFKRRYRMSQSLLEKIIEGILSYSTRPNAPKWFTYFQQRPDARGVLGVSTILKVTFAIRQLAYGDSPDLFDEYLQMSERTSRESLQYFTRCIIDLYGNVYMREPTEDDIRRLYHKHEELHGFPGMLGSIDCMHWA, encoded by the coding sequence ATGAAAAGTATATTTGCCTATCGAAATAACGTGGTAATACGTAGAGAGGTCGAGGAACAAAATGAGGCTCAAAGCTCAAGACGAAGACGTCGCTACATTTATCGTGATCGTGTAGAAGCGCACAATCGTTTGATGAAAGATTATTTTGTTCAAGATCCGAAGTATCCCCCTGAATATTTCAAACGACGCTATCGAATGTCACAAAGTCTTCTTGAAAAAATAATCGAAGGTATACTTTCTTACTCTACTCGTCCCAATGCACCAAAGTGGTTTACTTATTTTCAACAACGTCCCGATGCACGTGGTGTTCTCGGAGTATCTACTATTTTAAAAGTCACTTTTGCCATTCGGCAACTAGCATACGGTGATTCACCGGATCTATTTGACGAATATTTACAAATGTCAGAGAGAACATCACGTGAGTCTTTGCAATATTTTACAAGATGTATTATAGACTTGTATGGTAATGTATATATGAGAGAACCGACCGAGGACGATATACGTCGGTTGTATCATAAACATGAAGAACTTCACGGCTTTCCTGGAATGCTTGGAAgcattgattgtatgcattgggcttaG
- the LOC139902990 gene encoding uncharacterized protein isoform X3, which translates to MFFIAPARCMSLNLALDMLMSSILSYCRWLQFVTSSAEFVIAISSSCSHTNILHYFIRDVHVRLFIGELSFHIFVFFFICLGATAARALKSVLKGILSSLEGVHVMVIFYMLNYVDPRNI; encoded by the exons ATGTTTTTTATTGCACCCGCCAGATGTATGTCACTTAACTTGGCCTTAGATATGTTGATGTCATCAATTCTGTCGTACTGCAG GTGGCTCCAGTTTGTTACCAGTTCAGCGGAGTTCGTTATAGCAATCTCTTCAAGTTGTTCTCATACTAATATTTTGCACTACTTTATCCGGGATGTGCACGTGAGGCTATTCATT GGTGAACTCAGTTTCcatatatttgttttttttttcataTGTCTCGGTGCTACGGCTGCAAGAGCGTTAAAGTCGGTGCTTAAAGGGATTTTGTCATCCTTAGAAGG GGTACATGTGATGGTTATCTTCTACATGCTTAATTATGTTGATCCAAGAAACATTTAG
- the LOC139902990 gene encoding uncharacterized protein isoform X4, translating into MFFIAPARCMSLNLALDMLMSSILSYCRWLQFVTSSAEFVIAISSSCSHTNILHYFIRDVHVRLFIGELSFHIFVFFFICLGATAARALKSVLKGILSSLEGWRIFLRWADYTVTKW; encoded by the exons ATGTTTTTTATTGCACCCGCCAGATGTATGTCACTTAACTTGGCCTTAGATATGTTGATGTCATCAATTCTGTCGTACTGCAG GTGGCTCCAGTTTGTTACCAGTTCAGCGGAGTTCGTTATAGCAATCTCTTCAAGTTGTTCTCATACTAATATTTTGCACTACTTTATCCGGGATGTGCACGTGAGGCTATTCATT GGTGAACTCAGTTTCcatatatttgttttttttttcataTGTCTCGGTGCTACGGCTGCAAGAGCGTTAAAGTCGGTGCTTAAAGGGATTTTGTCATCCTTAGAAGG ATGGAGAATTTTTTTAAGATGGGCCGACTACACAGTGACGAAGTGGTGA
- the LOC139902988 gene encoding putative F-box protein At4g38870, translating into MEQASPIVPAPSLVLRRCNDSLKRIETSGGVSIYHHHKRQKKSTCDVSKNNKIIMGDDYLLPVDTIYNILSRMPLKSLARFQCVSKVWCKYINDPYLEIMHNAKRATMKDDPTMLIMVQLKIVDVRVKPWHASASLTMLTTKEEESCARNHEEVVITKKNQPYMEFRSKHWGPRFVLEDIILGSCKGLMISSQDPHNNNNNDGTTVLLVINPLRKECYKLPPIKIWSCTSVSYEREACGLGFDDSTNTYKMVCVVLRNQKKIRSHDDDDDDDVVKEDLCTMVHVLGGTDDSSSSSWREIPQVPPYPISGEGVFANGCLHWLVSYNLKYWPFGVVRKIICFDMNKEEFGLIDPPNKHNYMGGRGEHLVDLDGQVGFVYNGVTFHQRYIEVWLLNPKTKCWVIHCRFDKKPPLPLNSYIKVIGYWNKDAGDLLITGGCPTQLFIYRLKHGVLHEANFIYHNDARKVDFRLYQTTFSSTLRRGSIKN; encoded by the exons ATGGAACAAGCAAGCCCCATCGTACCTGCCCCCTCCTTGGTCCTCCGTCGTTGCAACGACTCCCTGAAAAGGATAGAAACTTCAG GGGGGGTTTCTATCTATCATCATCATAAAAGACAAAAAAAGTCAACCTGTGATgtatcgaaaaataataaaattattatgggTGATGATTATTTGTTGCCGGTTGACACCATATACAACATCTTGTCTAGAATGCCTCTAAAATCTTTGGCTCGTTTTCAATGTGTAAGCAAGGTATGGTGCAAGTATATTAACGATCCGTACCTTGAAATCATGCATAATGCCAAACGAGCTACTATGAAAGATGATCCcacgatgctcatcatggttcagTTAAAAATTGTTGATGTACGTGTAAAACCTTGGCATGCATCTGCATCACTCACTATGTTGACTACTAAAGAAGAAGAATCTTGTGCACGTAATCATGAAGAAGTGGTGATCACAAAAAAGAATCAACCATATATGGAGTTTCGCTCTAAACATTGGGGTCCTAGATTTGTTCTAGAAGATATAATTTTAGGTTCGTGCAAGGGTCTGATGATTTCATCACAAGAccctcacaacaacaacaacaatgatgGCACCACTGTTTTACTTGTGATCAATCCTTTAAGGAAAGAATGTTATAAGCTGCCACCAATTAAAATTTGGTCATGTACATCAGTGTCTTACGAACGCGAGGCATGTGGGCTTGGTTTTGATGATTCTACCAATACTTACAAAATGGTCTGTGTTGTGCTTCGAAATCAAAAGAAGATTAGgtcgcatgatgatgatgatgatgatgatgtggtgaAGGAGGATTTATGTACCATGGTACATGTATTGGGTGGCACGGatgactcatcatcatcatcatggcggGAGATACCCCAAGTTCCACCTTATCCCATAAGTGGTGAAGGTGTATTTGCTAATGGATGTTTGCACTGGTTGGTTAGTTATAATCTTAAATACTGGCCGTTTGGTGTAGTAAGGAAAATAATTTGTTTTGACATGAATAAAGAGGAATTTGGGTTGATAGATCCGCCTAATAAACATAATTATATGGGTGGTAGGGGGGAGCATTTGGTTGATCTAGATGGTCAAGTTGGATTTGTGTATAACGGAGTCACTTTCCACCAACGATACATAGAGGTGTGGTTACTGAATCCTAAAACAAAATGTTGGGTCATCCATTGTCGGTTTGACAAAAAACCGCCTCTTCCTCTTAATTCGTATATAAAGGTTATAGGATATTGGAACAAGGATGCAGGGGACTTATTAATAACAGGCGGTTGCCCTACACAGTTGTTTATTTACCGCTTAAAGCATGGCGTTTTGCATGAAGCCAACTTTATTTATCATAATGATGCACG
- the LOC139902990 gene encoding uncharacterized protein isoform X1, translating to MFFIAPARCMSLNLALDMLMSSILSYCRWLQFVTSSAEFVIAISSSCSHTNILHYFIRDVHVRLFIVRFVTKSGELSFHIFVFFFICLGATAARALKSVLKGILSSLEGVHVMVIFYMLNYVDPRNI from the exons ATGTTTTTTATTGCACCCGCCAGATGTATGTCACTTAACTTGGCCTTAGATATGTTGATGTCATCAATTCTGTCGTACTGCAG GTGGCTCCAGTTTGTTACCAGTTCAGCGGAGTTCGTTATAGCAATCTCTTCAAGTTGTTCTCATACTAATATTTTGCACTACTTTATCCGGGATGTGCACGTGAGGCTATTCATTGTAAGGTTTGTAACAAAATCC GGTGAACTCAGTTTCcatatatttgttttttttttcataTGTCTCGGTGCTACGGCTGCAAGAGCGTTAAAGTCGGTGCTTAAAGGGATTTTGTCATCCTTAGAAGG GGTACATGTGATGGTTATCTTCTACATGCTTAATTATGTTGATCCAAGAAACATTTAG